The segment CTCTTCGCTCTCATATCTTAAACGTTTTCCTGTGCAAAAAGTGAAGATCGATCAATCCTTTGTTTTTGATATTGCCAAAGATGCGGATAATGCGGCGATCTGTCGGGCTGTCATCCAGCTTGGGCACAGTTTAAACCTTAGTATTATTGCCGAGGGGGTGGAAACCGATGAGGATTTAGCCGCCATTGAAGCTCTGGGTAGTGACATTGTTCAGGGTTACCATTTTAGTAAACCGCTGTCTGTGACTGATTTTTCTGCTTTTGTACAGCAGTTCAATGACGCGCATTCTAACTAGGAGCTCTGGTATGGCTTACTCACCTGCTGGTCCTGTGTTGGCAAAGTTGGAATACATTATCTCCCGGCCACCTTTGGCAACGCTGGTTGTGGGGAGTTCCATTCTGATTCTATTGGCGTTGATTCAATGGTTGAGCAGCTATTTTCCGTGGTGTGCTCAAGCTAAATTTGTCGTGCCTTTTATTCCGCCCTTTTTTATCACCCGTACCGCAAAAGCGATCAATATTCGTAAAGCAGAGCATAATTTTATTCGGGATGCCGTGCCTTATGTGTTTGTGGCATATCCAGCGGCGATGACACAAAAAGCATTACAAGAGGTCAAACCCGCCATGGTTAGCGATAGTGCGGCCTATCATCTGGAAACAAGTTTGGAACAAATTCTTCAGGAGCATCCGCTATCTGCGCACTATTTTATGAACCCTCAGCAAGCGGAAGAGGTTCTTGAGCATTTGATGGTGGGGGCGCAATCGGGTCAATGTCGAATTTCTGGTTTTCAAGTCACCTTAAAAGGGGCTGACGGTCAACCAAAACGCTATTTATTAAACAGTATGCTTAAACGCCAAGGTAAAGGGTTTAAATGGCAAGCAACACTTATGCTCTACCATGCCTGGGATGCCTCAAAACAGCCGGAGTAATACATATCATGCCCACAATATGGATAACAGGTGCCCATGGTCAGCTGGCACGTGCTTTGGTCCGTTCAACCCCTGCAGAGTATCATTGTCGCTGTTTTGGACGAGATCAATGGGATCTCTCGCAGCCAGATGTCTTATCCTTACCTTCTAAGGGTCTTCCTGACTTATTAATCCATACGGCGGCAATGACCGATGTAGATGGCGCAGAACAGCATAGAGAGGCAGCCTTTAAGCTCAATGCTGAATCGAGTGAGGCCTTAGCGCGATGGTGTGCCTCACATGATATTCCTCTTTTGGGAATTTCTACAGACTATGTCTTTGATGGCCAAGCGTGCAAACCCTATACGGAGCAGGATGAAGTCAACCCCATGTCTGTATATGGTCAAAGTAAACGGGCTGGAGAACAGGCTATATTTGAACATTTAGGGCAGCAAGGTGCGGTTGTACGGACGACCTGGCTTTATGATGCCCAGGGAAAAAACTTTTTAACCACAATGTTGCGTTTAATGGGGCAGGGGGTCTCCCCTTTACGTATTGTCGCCGATCAATGGGGGGCCCCGACCAGTTGTCACGCACTAGCTGAGCTGCTGTGGTTGTTAGCCGATGATATGATAACGACTCAAAATGGTGGGGGGCTCTACCATTGGAGTTGCGCAGGGCAAACCAACTGGTATGAATTTGCACAAACAATACAAGATCGTGCGCTTGAGTTAGCCTTGATATCAAAGCCTGTAACAATAGAATCCACAACCGCGGCTGAATATGGTGCACCTGCACCCAGGCCAGCATTCTCTGTGTTGGATAGTTCAGCTTTGAGTAACAGGTTGGGGCAAAAGGCAACGCCCCCGACATGGGAGAAGGCTTTGGGTGCGGTTATGCAGGAGTTGCAGCAGATGAATAAGGGGTAAAAGTGGTGTTGTAAACGCGGGTGTAAGTCGGTCCGTGACCAGGGCGGTGGTACGATAACCATTCCGCCCTATCACGTTCCTTGGCATGTGTGCACCAGACCCCGGTTCTATTAAGCGTTAGCGCAGAGCGCAAGGGCTTCATTTGGGGGAAGTTGGGGTCCTTGCTCGGGTGCAGAGAGTGTCGGTTCCTTATGGTGTTAACCACAAGGGTGGCATGTCACTCTCTTTTAAGCAGGGCTACGATCTGTTCGTGTCCCTTGGCACGGGCCAGCTCAAGTGCTGATTGCCCCCACCAGTTTGTGGCTCTGGGATCCGATCCCGCCGCCAATAGTTCGGCCACCAATACAGAATGACCATTTTCTGCTGCCCACATTAGATCGGTATAACCTTTTAGATCCCGCTTCTCATCTTGAGCATCGGACATCACAAAAGGGTACTTC is part of the Magnetococcus sp. PR-3 genome and harbors:
- the rfbD gene encoding dTDP-4-dehydrorhamnose reductase encodes the protein MPTIWITGAHGQLARALVRSTPAEYHCRCFGRDQWDLSQPDVLSLPSKGLPDLLIHTAAMTDVDGAEQHREAAFKLNAESSEALARWCASHDIPLLGISTDYVFDGQACKPYTEQDEVNPMSVYGQSKRAGEQAIFEHLGQQGAVVRTTWLYDAQGKNFLTTMLRLMGQGVSPLRIVADQWGAPTSCHALAELLWLLADDMITTQNGGGLYHWSCAGQTNWYEFAQTIQDRALELALISKPVTIESTTAAEYGAPAPRPAFSVLDSSALSNRLGQKATPPTWEKALGAVMQELQQMNKG
- a CDS encoding ankyrin repeat domain-containing protein is translated as MKRFTGLILIAPGLLLTGMISLPEKPASERHKDAITQKVRYDAPSVELRMRQVKYPFVMSDAQDEKRDLKGYTDLMWAAENGHSVLVAELLAAGSDPRATNWWGQSALELARAKGHEQIVALLKRE